One Pseudonocardia abyssalis DNA segment encodes these proteins:
- a CDS encoding DUF3427 domain-containing protein — translation MMQPLPEGVYESLRTAALDADLARSAALTPRFAVVDPADEPHVLARHVGAAVERALAGERDPARRLALVNDLLGRVAAVQDRVGTSAEHLVTLSRETAPGVHRLERPLTPLSSAALLTNARGEPSLMTELRAELASADRVDLLCAFVRWAGIRVLEEQLADLHRRGVPFRVITTTYVGATEQRAVDALVRRFGGEVKVSYETTTTRLHAKAWLFRRNSGFDTAFVGSSNLSRSALVDGLEWNVRLSSIATPDLVRKFAGTFDSYWADPRFVDYDPDRSEDHDRMRDALGRDRVEVSAVSGLEVRPHPHQSMILDALDAERILHDRHRNLVVAATGTGKTVVAALDYARLRTTLPRARLLFVAHRREILEQSRRMYREVLADGAFGEVYVGGERPERWEHVFASVQSLAAYGVGRLPADHFDVVVVDEFHHAEAPTYRRLLDHLAPRELLGLTATPERADGTDVRDRFGGRTAYELRLWDALSADLLVPFHYFGVADDVDLQGIEWKRGSYDVASLDAVYTGNDARAAKVVRETKDKVTDVSLMRALGFCVSVAHARYMAEVFTRAGIPSLAVDGSTLAAERADALRKLRAQEVNCLFAADLFNEGLDLPEIDTVLFLRPTQSATVFLQQLGRGLRRARGKAVLTALDFIGQHRREFRFDVRYRALTGSTRKALVDDIERGFPFLPSGSQLVLDRVVEKIVLDNVRQQLRVTRRALVADVRSHGDLALARYLEESGRELVDVYRSGSWTGLRRDAGLPTPPAGPDEDALLRKTVAFVHVDDRERAEVYAALADPSGPAYDDLTDRERSLARMLFFLLWPDRGGHATYDDGLTHLRRHPAVCAEIRELVALQFDRVRHVPRPLGEGLLHVPLLSHAHYRREEILAALGWASLTRKAHGHAQGVAWAPETGTDALLVNLRKTERDFSPTTMYRDFALSPNRFHWESPNATTVASGPGQRYLTGGSHVALFVRETPTDDLGPAPFLCLGLCRYVEHVGERPIAITWSLDRAMPAEVFRTASVVAS, via the coding sequence GTGATGCAGCCGCTCCCCGAAGGTGTCTACGAGTCCCTGCGCACCGCGGCCCTCGACGCGGACCTGGCCCGTTCCGCGGCGCTCACGCCGCGGTTCGCGGTCGTCGATCCCGCCGACGAGCCGCACGTGCTCGCCCGGCACGTCGGAGCCGCCGTCGAGCGGGCGCTCGCCGGTGAGCGGGACCCTGCCCGACGGCTCGCGCTGGTCAACGACCTGCTCGGGCGGGTGGCCGCCGTGCAGGATCGGGTCGGAACGAGTGCCGAGCACCTGGTGACGCTCAGCCGGGAGACCGCGCCGGGCGTCCACCGGCTGGAGCGCCCGCTGACGCCGCTGTCGTCGGCCGCGCTGCTCACCAACGCGCGCGGCGAGCCGTCGCTGATGACGGAGCTGCGCGCCGAGCTGGCGTCGGCCGACCGCGTCGACCTGCTCTGCGCGTTCGTCCGCTGGGCCGGCATCCGCGTGCTGGAGGAGCAGCTCGCGGACCTGCACCGCCGCGGCGTCCCGTTCCGCGTCATCACCACCACCTACGTCGGGGCGACGGAGCAGCGGGCCGTCGACGCGCTGGTCCGCCGCTTCGGCGGGGAGGTCAAGGTCAGCTACGAGACCACGACGACGCGGCTGCACGCCAAGGCGTGGCTGTTCCGGCGCAACTCCGGGTTCGACACCGCGTTCGTCGGCAGCAGCAACCTGTCGCGGTCGGCGCTGGTGGACGGGCTGGAGTGGAACGTCCGGCTGTCGTCGATCGCCACGCCGGACCTCGTCCGCAAGTTCGCCGGCACGTTCGACAGCTACTGGGCCGATCCGAGGTTCGTCGACTACGACCCCGACCGCTCGGAAGATCACGACCGCATGCGCGACGCCCTGGGTCGCGACCGCGTCGAGGTCTCGGCGGTGTCCGGGCTGGAGGTCCGTCCGCACCCGCACCAGTCGATGATCCTCGACGCGCTGGACGCGGAGCGGATCCTGCACGACCGCCACCGCAACCTCGTCGTGGCCGCGACCGGCACGGGCAAGACGGTGGTGGCCGCGCTCGACTACGCCCGCCTGCGCACGACGCTGCCCCGCGCGCGGCTGCTGTTCGTCGCCCACCGCCGGGAGATCCTGGAGCAGTCGCGGCGGATGTACCGCGAGGTGCTGGCCGACGGCGCGTTCGGCGAGGTGTACGTCGGCGGGGAGCGGCCGGAGCGGTGGGAGCACGTGTTCGCGAGCGTGCAGTCCCTCGCGGCGTACGGGGTGGGGCGGCTGCCGGCCGACCACTTCGACGTCGTGGTCGTCGACGAGTTCCACCACGCCGAGGCCCCGACCTACCGACGGCTGCTCGACCACCTCGCACCCCGCGAGCTGCTCGGGCTCACCGCGACGCCCGAGCGCGCCGACGGCACCGACGTCCGCGACCGGTTCGGCGGCCGCACCGCCTACGAGCTGCGCCTGTGGGACGCGCTCAGCGCCGACCTGCTGGTGCCGTTCCACTACTTCGGGGTGGCCGACGACGTCGACCTGCAGGGGATCGAGTGGAAGCGCGGCTCCTACGACGTCGCCTCGCTCGACGCGGTGTACACCGGCAACGACGCGCGGGCGGCGAAGGTCGTGCGCGAGACGAAGGACAAGGTCACCGACGTGTCGCTCATGCGCGCGCTGGGGTTCTGCGTCTCGGTCGCGCACGCCCGCTACATGGCCGAGGTGTTCACCCGCGCCGGGATCCCCAGCCTGGCCGTCGACGGCTCGACCCTGGCCGCCGAACGGGCGGACGCTCTGCGCAAGCTGCGGGCGCAGGAGGTCAACTGCCTGTTCGCGGCCGACCTGTTCAACGAGGGCCTCGACCTCCCCGAGATCGACACCGTCCTGTTCCTGCGGCCCACCCAGAGCGCCACGGTGTTCCTGCAGCAGCTCGGCCGCGGGCTGCGCCGGGCGCGGGGCAAGGCGGTGCTCACCGCGCTGGACTTCATCGGGCAGCACCGTCGCGAGTTCCGGTTCGACGTCCGCTACCGGGCTCTGACCGGCAGCACACGCAAGGCCCTCGTCGACGACATCGAGCGCGGCTTCCCGTTCCTCCCGTCCGGGTCGCAGCTGGTGCTGGACCGGGTCGTCGAGAAGATCGTGCTCGACAACGTGCGCCAGCAGTTGCGGGTCACGCGCCGCGCGCTCGTCGCCGACGTCCGCTCGCACGGCGACCTCGCACTGGCCCGCTACCTGGAGGAGTCGGGGCGGGAGCTCGTCGACGTCTACCGGTCGGGTTCCTGGACCGGCCTCCGACGTGACGCCGGCCTGCCGACGCCGCCCGCCGGCCCCGACGAGGACGCGCTGCTCAGGAAGACCGTCGCGTTCGTACACGTCGACGACCGGGAACGGGCCGAGGTCTACGCCGCGCTGGCCGATCCGTCCGGCCCCGCCTACGACGACCTGACCGACCGTGAGCGGAGCCTGGCCCGGATGCTGTTCTTCCTGCTGTGGCCCGACCGCGGCGGCCACGCCACGTACGACGACGGCCTCACCCACCTGCGTCGTCATCCGGCGGTGTGCGCGGAGATCCGCGAGCTGGTGGCGCTGCAGTTCGACCGCGTCCGGCACGTCCCGCGGCCGCTGGGGGAGGGACTGCTGCACGTCCCGCTGCTCAGCCACGCCCACTACCGGCGCGAGGAGATCCTCGCGGCGCTCGGCTGGGCGTCGCTGACCCGCAAGGCGCACGGCCACGCCCAGGGCGTGGCGTGGGCGCCGGAGACCGGGACCGACGCCCTGCTGGTCAACCTGCGCAAGACCGAGCGCGACTTCTCCCCGACGACGATGTACCGCGACTTCGCCCTGAGCCCGAACCGGTTCCACTGGGAGTCGCCGAACGCGACGACGGTGGCGTCGGGGCCGGGGCAGCGGTACCTGACCGGCGGCTCGCACGTGGCGCTGTTCGTGCGGGAGACCCCGACCGACGACCTGGGTCCGGCCCCGTTCCTGTGCCTGGGGCTGTGCCGGTACGTCGAGCACGTGGGGGAGCGTCCGATCGCGATCACGTGGTCGCTGGACCGGGCCATGCCGGCGGAGGTGTTCCGGACGGCGTCGGTGGTGGCGTCGTGA
- a CDS encoding nucleotidyltransferase family protein, with the protein MNVDVERLDEVCRRYGISTLLVFGSVARGDSTPAGDVDLLYDLRPGARLGWEIDDLADELAEVFGRPVELVARTALHPILRATVLEEARPFYAA; encoded by the coding sequence GTGAACGTCGACGTCGAGAGGCTCGACGAGGTGTGCCGCCGGTACGGGATCTCGACGCTGCTCGTGTTCGGTTCCGTCGCCCGCGGCGACTCCACGCCGGCCGGCGACGTCGATCTTCTCTACGACCTGCGTCCCGGTGCCCGTCTCGGCTGGGAGATCGACGACCTCGCCGACGAACTGGCCGAGGTGTTCGGTCGGCCGGTCGAGCTGGTTGCCCGCACCGCCCTGCATCCGATTCTCCGGGCCACCGTCCTGGAGGAGGCCAGGCCCTTCTATGCAGCGTGA
- a CDS encoding HepT-like ribonuclease domain-containing protein: protein MQRELPLLREMIDAAEQAQILVAGRSASDIDADRRRRDALLWNFTVLGEAATLVSDETGARFPEIPRRSPARLRNRIVHGYWSVDIGVLHTTATDQLGASVQMLRRAATALDTGE from the coding sequence ATGCAGCGTGAGCTTCCTCTGCTGCGCGAGATGATCGACGCCGCCGAGCAGGCGCAGATCCTCGTCGCGGGCCGTTCCGCGAGCGACATCGACGCCGACCGGCGGCGTCGCGACGCGTTGCTGTGGAACTTCACCGTGCTGGGCGAGGCCGCCACCCTCGTGTCCGACGAGACCGGAGCGCGGTTCCCGGAGATTCCCCGGCGCAGTCCGGCCCGCCTGCGCAACCGCATCGTGCACGGCTACTGGTCCGTCGATATCGGAGTCCTGCACACGACCGCGACAGATCAACTCGGCGCGTCCGTCCAGATGCTCCGCCGCGCGGCGACCGCGCTGGACACGGGCGAGTGA
- a CDS encoding GmrSD restriction endonuclease domain-containing protein, whose protein sequence is MAKLSAILDQIDGGTMLLPEFQRGYVWNRDQVRGLMRSLYRGYPVGALLVWETDTSEQAVRGAVGARGTKSLLLDGQQRVTTLYGLIRGRPPAFFDGDAEAFSGLRFNVETESFEFYGPVKMKDDPRWIDVTALFVDGPTAVAKDLHGHPDTAARFFEYLDRLQTLRNVLDREFYVDAITGPDKTVDVVVDIFNRVNSGGTKLSKGDLALARICSEWADARPMMRNNVERWAADRNVRFTPDWLLRNVNAVVTGRASFSALEDVSAGDFQDALFKTLHNVDHLLDLFSSRLGLDHDRVLFGRAGIPVLTRLLHTRGGRFADQAEADRALCWFVHAAVRGRYAASGETTLNRDLETVDRDGIDGVITSLRRIRKGRLTIDPQDFEGDGRGSRSYPLLYLVTRTGGAQDLLSGRPLGADTGAIEVHEIFPRALLAQAGYSRAEINSVANYAFVTPSTATALHGREPREYLPGVAARDTQWIPDGLWRLQDYPKFLAARRKLLAAAANDFLGELMAGALPESRVLVPVEVTEDAAPPDARTAQVAALVEELAGLGYARPLLDEEITDAETGKVLAVAEAFWPDGLQVGQGKPVVLELDPEEADLPRLTELGCEVFTSADALLGYVQRLGEVASGDRTSAAGFSEQTGGDDTLETALFVMMARSKAELQYDPVQLREMVHALGALDAVRRILNAPTPSDGFRRLWEEQRLEFSVETIALRFPALFAPSELATARQRLRDAGAAEGQRALQD, encoded by the coding sequence ATGGCGAAGTTGAGCGCGATCCTGGACCAGATCGACGGCGGGACGATGCTCCTGCCGGAGTTCCAGCGCGGGTACGTCTGGAACCGGGACCAGGTGCGCGGCCTCATGCGGTCGCTGTACCGGGGCTACCCGGTCGGTGCGCTGCTGGTGTGGGAGACCGACACCTCCGAGCAGGCCGTACGGGGTGCGGTGGGCGCTCGGGGGACGAAGTCGCTGCTCCTGGACGGCCAGCAGCGGGTCACCACCCTCTACGGGCTGATCCGCGGCCGCCCGCCGGCGTTCTTCGACGGCGATGCGGAGGCGTTCTCCGGGCTGCGGTTCAACGTCGAGACGGAGTCGTTCGAGTTCTACGGCCCGGTCAAGATGAAGGACGACCCGCGCTGGATCGACGTCACCGCGCTGTTCGTCGACGGTCCCACCGCGGTGGCCAAGGACCTGCACGGCCACCCCGACACCGCGGCCCGGTTCTTCGAGTACCTCGACCGCCTGCAGACGCTGCGCAACGTGCTCGACCGCGAGTTCTACGTCGACGCGATCACCGGTCCGGACAAGACCGTCGACGTCGTCGTCGACATCTTCAACCGCGTCAACTCGGGCGGGACCAAGCTGTCGAAGGGCGATCTGGCCCTGGCGCGGATCTGCTCGGAGTGGGCCGACGCCCGCCCGATGATGCGCAACAACGTCGAGCGCTGGGCCGCCGACCGCAACGTCCGGTTCACCCCGGACTGGCTGCTGCGCAACGTCAACGCCGTCGTCACCGGCCGGGCCTCGTTCTCGGCACTGGAGGACGTGTCTGCGGGTGACTTCCAGGACGCGCTGTTCAAGACGCTGCACAACGTCGACCACCTGCTCGACCTGTTCTCGTCCCGGCTCGGCCTCGACCACGACCGCGTGCTGTTCGGCCGGGCCGGGATCCCGGTGCTGACCCGCCTGCTGCACACCCGCGGCGGCCGGTTCGCCGACCAGGCCGAGGCCGACCGCGCCCTGTGCTGGTTCGTGCACGCCGCCGTCCGCGGCCGCTACGCGGCCTCCGGTGAGACGACCCTGAACCGCGACCTCGAGACCGTCGACCGCGACGGCATCGACGGCGTGATCACCAGCCTGCGGCGCATCCGCAAGGGACGGCTGACCATCGACCCGCAGGACTTCGAGGGTGACGGCCGCGGCTCACGCTCGTACCCGCTGCTCTACCTGGTGACCCGCACCGGAGGTGCGCAGGACCTCCTCAGCGGCCGCCCGCTGGGCGCCGACACCGGCGCCATCGAGGTGCACGAGATCTTCCCGCGTGCCCTCCTCGCCCAGGCCGGCTACTCGCGCGCCGAGATCAACTCGGTCGCCAACTACGCGTTCGTCACCCCGTCGACGGCCACGGCGCTGCACGGCCGCGAGCCGCGTGAGTACCTGCCGGGTGTCGCCGCGCGGGACACGCAGTGGATCCCCGACGGCCTGTGGCGGCTCCAGGACTACCCGAAGTTCCTCGCGGCCCGGCGCAAGCTGCTGGCCGCGGCGGCGAACGACTTCCTGGGCGAGCTCATGGCCGGGGCGCTGCCGGAGTCGCGGGTCCTCGTCCCGGTGGAGGTCACCGAGGACGCCGCGCCGCCCGACGCGCGCACCGCGCAGGTCGCGGCCCTCGTCGAGGAGCTGGCCGGCCTCGGCTACGCCCGCCCGCTGCTCGACGAGGAGATCACCGACGCCGAGACCGGCAAGGTGCTCGCCGTCGCCGAGGCGTTCTGGCCCGACGGCCTGCAGGTCGGCCAGGGCAAGCCGGTGGTGCTGGAGCTCGACCCCGAGGAGGCCGACCTCCCGCGGCTCACCGAGCTCGGTTGCGAGGTCTTCACCTCCGCCGACGCCCTGCTCGGGTACGTCCAGCGGCTCGGCGAGGTGGCGTCGGGCGACCGCACCTCCGCTGCGGGGTTCTCCGAGCAGACGGGTGGCGACGACACGCTGGAGACCGCCCTGTTCGTGATGATGGCGCGGAGCAAGGCCGAGCTGCAGTACGACCCGGTCCAGCTGCGGGAGATGGTGCACGCGCTCGGTGCACTCGACGCCGTCCGCCGGATCCTCAACGCGCCGACGCCCAGTGACGGGTTCCGTCGCCTGTGGGAGGAGCAGCGTCTGGAGTTCTCCGTGGAGACGATCGCCCTGCGGTTCCCCGCACTGTTCGCGCCGAGCGAGCTGGCGACGGCGCGGCAGCGGCTGCGCGACGCGGGAGCGGCGGAGGGCCAGCGCGCACTGCAGGACTGA
- a CDS encoding DUF2075 domain-containing protein, with translation MALFRDNASALLEKAQAKELHELLAQQARIQFDAGTGTSEMRSWELSLPEFLADLQYAGLGHVEVLLEHKLPYTPKRVDALLCGVHPRTGRPSYVLVELKQWTNAESVGDDLVRVPQYGQPVLHPAEQVRRYCQQLVDFTPMLANGHGGVWGLAYLHNAGASGWKLSQYSIDEYGQLYTRDKRQEFLDRLMSLLDTDPATAKGARTAADDLLDAYIEPSKQLLRHAAAEIKDREQFILLDEQQVAYKTVEQAVERADRDNSKTVVIVIGGPGSGKSVIALSLLGNLSRTGRSVLHATGSSSFTNTMRKIVVGSRSTRAQQMFVYFNTFIGEPPNSLDMLICDEAHRLRETSVNRFTKADKREKAKRQVQELIDVARTPVFLLDEQQVVRPGEMGNETEIRAAAEAAGCRVEVVHLAGQFRCGGSQVYDQWVQRLLGLTHLDPAPWSELTRDTDETYEVAALPTPQALESWLLTRRPDAGDTARIAAGYCWRWSDPEVVDGTKTLVDDVAIGGWRRPWNAKPEKPVPGAPASHFWASDTRGFGQVGCIYTAQGFEYDWSGVIFGDDFVRRDGHWVARRDRSFDGQVKKASELEFPALVRNTYKVLLTRGMRATAVYSTDPETREFLERMTA, from the coding sequence GTGGCTCTGTTCCGTGACAACGCCAGTGCGCTGCTGGAGAAGGCCCAGGCCAAGGAGCTGCACGAACTGCTGGCCCAGCAGGCACGCATCCAGTTCGACGCCGGGACCGGCACCAGCGAGATGCGGTCGTGGGAGCTCAGTCTCCCCGAGTTCCTCGCCGACCTGCAGTACGCCGGGCTCGGTCACGTCGAGGTGCTCCTGGAACACAAGCTCCCGTACACGCCGAAGCGCGTGGACGCGCTGCTCTGCGGCGTACATCCGAGGACGGGCAGGCCGTCGTACGTGCTGGTGGAGCTCAAGCAGTGGACCAACGCCGAGTCGGTCGGCGACGACCTCGTCCGCGTACCGCAGTACGGCCAGCCGGTACTGCACCCGGCCGAGCAGGTCCGTCGCTACTGCCAGCAGCTCGTCGACTTCACCCCGATGCTCGCCAACGGCCACGGTGGCGTCTGGGGCCTCGCCTACCTGCACAACGCGGGAGCGTCGGGGTGGAAGCTGTCGCAGTACTCGATCGACGAGTACGGGCAGCTGTACACCCGCGACAAGCGGCAGGAGTTCCTGGACCGGCTCATGTCCCTGCTGGACACCGACCCGGCCACGGCGAAGGGGGCACGGACCGCCGCCGACGATCTACTGGACGCGTACATCGAGCCGTCCAAGCAGTTGCTGCGGCACGCCGCCGCCGAGATCAAGGATCGCGAGCAGTTCATCCTGCTCGACGAGCAGCAGGTGGCCTACAAGACGGTGGAGCAGGCCGTCGAGCGCGCCGACCGGGACAACTCGAAGACGGTCGTGATCGTCATCGGCGGCCCGGGGTCGGGCAAGAGTGTGATCGCGCTGAGCCTGCTCGGCAACCTCAGTCGCACGGGCCGATCGGTGCTGCACGCCACCGGCTCCAGCTCGTTCACCAACACGATGCGCAAGATCGTCGTCGGATCACGCAGCACCCGGGCTCAGCAGATGTTCGTCTACTTCAACACCTTCATCGGCGAGCCGCCCAACAGTCTCGACATGCTCATCTGCGACGAGGCGCACCGGCTCCGCGAGACCAGCGTCAACCGGTTCACGAAGGCCGACAAGCGCGAGAAGGCGAAGCGGCAGGTCCAGGAGCTCATCGACGTCGCCCGGACGCCGGTCTTCCTCCTCGACGAGCAGCAGGTCGTGCGGCCCGGGGAGATGGGCAACGAGACGGAGATCCGCGCGGCTGCGGAGGCAGCCGGCTGCCGGGTGGAGGTGGTGCACCTCGCCGGGCAGTTCCGCTGCGGTGGCTCGCAGGTCTACGACCAGTGGGTCCAGCGGCTGCTCGGCCTCACCCACCTGGATCCCGCACCCTGGTCGGAGCTGACGCGCGACACCGACGAGACCTACGAGGTCGCGGCCCTGCCGACGCCACAGGCCCTGGAGTCCTGGCTGCTCACCCGCCGTCCCGACGCCGGTGACACCGCCCGCATCGCGGCGGGCTACTGCTGGCGCTGGAGCGACCCCGAGGTCGTCGACGGCACCAAGACGCTGGTCGACGACGTCGCCATCGGCGGGTGGCGCCGGCCGTGGAACGCCAAGCCGGAGAAACCGGTACCGGGCGCCCCCGCCTCGCACTTCTGGGCCAGCGACACGCGCGGCTTCGGCCAGGTCGGCTGCATCTACACCGCCCAGGGCTTCGAGTACGACTGGTCCGGGGTGATCTTCGGTGACGACTTCGTCCGCCGGGACGGCCACTGGGTCGCCCGCCGGGACCGGTCCTTCGACGGTCAGGTGAAGAAGGCGTCGGAGCTCGAGTTCCCGGCCCTGGTGCGGAACACCTACAAGGTCCTGCTCACGCGTGGCATGCGGGCGACGGCCGTCTACTCGACCGATCCGGAGACCCGGGAGTTCCTGGAGCGGATGACCGCGTAG
- a CDS encoding DUF4236 domain-containing protein translates to MGFWLHKSVKILPGVHVTVSNSGVSYSVGPRNARLTRHPGGRISSTVGLARMGLVHSTTLREPRANRPAPPPAPTPTPTPTPPPTPPPAPPPAPTPPPAPASAPPTSWPPAPAPPTPAVPPPPTWAAPAAPVDPPWERDLLDALHTGRYADVARTHGRADPTACLLAAALDGLAEPDPVRSRELLGWVAAQGTAALRDHPFTTRHLADRTWPVQIAHGATAYLGIAHDVVLLAVAELHQAAGDLDAAIWTVEQADPTAPAALSLTELYSDAGRHADVVDLTGTTVNADDATALLLVFRGRAWAELGYPDAAREALQEALRVPRASSVRHRALLERARVDLSQNRREDARRDLETILRDDPTFPGLTETLWSLR, encoded by the coding sequence GTGGGCTTCTGGCTGCACAAGAGCGTCAAGATCCTCCCGGGCGTGCACGTGACGGTGAGCAACAGCGGCGTCAGCTACTCCGTCGGGCCGCGCAACGCGCGCCTCACCCGGCACCCGGGCGGCCGGATCAGCAGCACCGTCGGTCTGGCGCGGATGGGCCTGGTCCACTCGACGACGCTGCGCGAGCCGCGCGCGAACCGGCCGGCCCCGCCGCCCGCACCCACACCCACACCCACACCCACACCGCCACCCACACCGCCGCCCGCACCGCCGCCCGCACCCACACCGCCGCCTGCTCCCGCGTCCGCACCGCCCACGTCCTGGCCACCCGCCCCTGCCCCGCCGACCCCCGCCGTGCCCCCGCCGCCGACCTGGGCCGCGCCGGCCGCCCCCGTCGATCCGCCCTGGGAGCGCGACCTCCTCGACGCCCTGCACACCGGCCGCTACGCCGACGTCGCCCGCACCCACGGCCGGGCCGACCCCACCGCCTGCCTCCTCGCCGCAGCCCTCGACGGCCTCGCCGAGCCGGACCCCGTCCGCTCCCGGGAGCTGCTCGGCTGGGTCGCGGCACAGGGCACGGCGGCACTGCGCGACCACCCCTTCACGACCCGCCATCTCGCGGACCGCACCTGGCCCGTCCAGATCGCCCACGGCGCCACCGCCTACCTCGGGATCGCCCACGACGTCGTGCTGCTCGCCGTCGCCGAGCTGCACCAGGCCGCGGGTGACCTGGACGCGGCGATCTGGACCGTCGAGCAGGCCGACCCCACCGCCCCCGCCGCGCTCTCCCTCACCGAGCTCTACAGCGACGCGGGCCGGCACGCCGACGTGGTCGACCTGACGGGGACGACCGTCAACGCCGACGACGCCACCGCCCTGCTGCTGGTGTTCCGCGGCCGCGCCTGGGCCGAGCTCGGCTACCCCGACGCCGCCCGCGAGGCGCTGCAGGAGGCGCTGCGCGTCCCCCGCGCCTCCTCCGTCCGGCACCGGGCGCTGTTGGAACGGGCCCGCGTCGATCTCTCGCAGAACCGGCGAGAGGACGCCCGCCGCGACCTGGAGACGATCCTGCGCGACGACCCGACCTTCCCCGGGCTCACCGAGACGCTGTGGTCGCTGCGATGA
- a CDS encoding TerD family protein, with the protein MQLTKGANTALPPTRSVTVTCTWAAVAGLEADLSALLLAGGRVRGDADFVFYNQPASADRRVVHAGKRAGGEVTDRIDVDLDGFDDAVDAVAFAVSADGGSLAGLGPVRASVSGGSGEPLASFVMDGLDAETAAVAVELYRRGAQWKVRAVGQGYRDGLAGLARDFGVDIDDEPPPPPPGIDWRHPPVPAGYEL; encoded by the coding sequence GTGCAGCTGACGAAGGGCGCCAACACCGCGCTCCCGCCCACCCGCTCGGTCACCGTGACCTGCACCTGGGCCGCCGTCGCCGGCCTGGAGGCCGACCTCTCCGCCCTCCTGCTCGCGGGCGGACGGGTGCGCGGCGACGCCGACTTCGTCTTCTACAACCAGCCCGCCTCCGCCGACCGCCGCGTCGTCCACGCCGGGAAGCGGGCCGGTGGCGAGGTGACCGACCGGATCGACGTCGACCTCGACGGGTTCGACGACGCCGTGGACGCGGTCGCGTTCGCCGTCAGCGCGGACGGGGGGTCGCTGGCCGGTCTCGGACCGGTGCGCGCGAGCGTCAGCGGCGGCTCGGGCGAGCCGCTGGCGTCGTTCGTCATGGACGGGCTGGACGCCGAGACCGCGGCCGTCGCCGTGGAGCTGTACCGCCGCGGCGCGCAGTGGAAGGTGCGGGCGGTCGGGCAGGGCTACCGCGACGGACTGGCCGGGCTCGCCCGCGACTTCGGCGTCGACATCGACGACGAACCCCCTCCCCCACCTCCCGGCATCGACTGGCGCCACCCGCCCGTCCCCGCCGGCTACGAGCTGTAG
- a CDS encoding PH domain-containing protein, giving the protein MSFLGGIMGNASRMDPAAAAQEYGRLLGQGEQVHAAYLLVRDAFLFTDRRLILVDKQGLTGKKIEYHTVPYRSITHFSVETAGTFDLDAELKIWLSGSPVPIAKQFGKGVDVYEVQALLSHYVAR; this is encoded by the coding sequence ATGAGTTTCCTCGGCGGAATCATGGGCAACGCCTCCCGCATGGACCCGGCCGCTGCGGCGCAGGAGTACGGGCGACTGCTGGGCCAGGGCGAGCAGGTGCACGCCGCCTACCTCCTCGTGCGCGACGCGTTCCTGTTCACCGACCGACGCCTGATCCTCGTCGACAAGCAGGGTCTGACCGGGAAGAAGATCGAGTACCACACCGTCCCGTACCGCTCGATCACGCACTTCAGCGTCGAGACCGCAGGCACGTTCGACCTCGACGCCGAGCTCAAGATCTGGCTCTCCGGCAGCCCCGTGCCGATCGCGAAGCAGTTCGGCAAGGGCGTCGACGTGTACGAGGTGCAGGCGCTGCTCAGCCACTACGTCGCCCGCTGA
- a CDS encoding ArsR/SmtB family transcription factor — protein sequence MAEDDEDRADALFHALADRTRRDILRRVLAGEHSVSALAAGYEMSFAAVQKHVAVLERAGLLTKRRNGREQLASGDVAAVRSVGSMLTELEQVWRGRIARIDELIATEEEH from the coding sequence ATGGCCGAGGACGACGAGGACCGGGCGGACGCCCTGTTCCACGCGCTCGCCGACCGCACCCGGCGCGACATCCTGCGCCGCGTGCTGGCCGGGGAGCACTCGGTCTCCGCGCTCGCGGCGGGCTACGAGATGAGCTTCGCCGCGGTGCAGAAGCACGTCGCCGTGCTGGAGAGGGCCGGCCTGCTCACCAAGCGTCGCAACGGGCGCGAGCAGCTGGCCAGCGGCGACGTGGCGGCCGTGCGGTCGGTGGGCTCGATGCTCACCGAGCTGGAGCAGGTCTGGCGCGGCCGCATCGCCCGGATCGACGAACTGATCGCCACCGAAGAGGAGCACTGA
- a CDS encoding SRPBCC family protein produces MPVTDVSHDMDTRTLTIVAEFAAPLQRVWQVYADPRQLERVWGPPTYPATFVDHDLRPGGRVTYYMTSPEGEKFAGYWEIVTVDEPTGFTFDDGFAHEDFTPNSDLPVSHNEYRFVAFDGGTRATYVGTYASADALQKVLDMGIVEGATGSINQIDGLLAT; encoded by the coding sequence ATGCCCGTCACCGACGTCTCGCACGACATGGACACCCGGACCCTCACGATCGTCGCGGAGTTCGCGGCGCCGCTCCAGCGCGTCTGGCAGGTCTACGCCGACCCGCGCCAGCTCGAGCGCGTGTGGGGCCCGCCGACGTACCCGGCCACCTTCGTCGACCACGACCTGCGCCCCGGCGGTCGCGTGACCTACTACATGACCAGCCCGGAGGGCGAGAAGTTCGCCGGCTACTGGGAGATCGTCACCGTCGACGAGCCGACGGGCTTCACCTTCGACGACGGCTTCGCCCACGAGGACTTCACGCCGAACTCCGACCTGCCCGTGTCGCACAACGAGTACCGCTTCGTCGCGTTCGACGGCGGCACGCGCGCGACCTACGTCGGCACCTACGCGAGCGCCGACGCCCTGCAGAAGGTGCTGGACATGGGCATCGTCGAGGGTGCGACGGGCTCCATCAACCAGATCGACGGGCTGCTGGCGACGTAG